The Gemmatimonas sp. UBA7669 sequence ATCGTAAGGCCAACCGCCAGCTCCGGCGGACCAGTGAGCAGCGCCTCGCGCTGCTCCGCAACCTCGCGACCTCGCTCATCGAGCAGGGCGCGATCGAGACGACCGAGGCCAAGGCCAAGGAGCTCCGCCCGTTCGTCGAGAAGCTCATCACCAAGGCCCGCACCGGCACGCTGCACGCGCGTCGACTGGCCGGCAAGCACGTCCAGAAGCGTGAGGCGGCCGACAAGCTGTTCCAGGAAATCGGCCCCAAGTTTGTCTCGCGTCCGGGCGGTTACACGCGCATTCTCAAGACCGGCCACCGCAAGGGTGACGGCGCGGAGATGGCGCGGATCGAACTGATCCTCAGCTGAGGCACCACCCATGGCCATTAATCGCAACCGCTGCTACAGCTGCGACAAGGGTGTTGCCTTCGGCAACAACGTTTCGCACGCCAACAACAAGACCCGCCGCACCTGGAAGCCCAATCTCCAGGTCGTGCGCACCCTCGAGGCCGGCAAGGTCATCAAGGTGAAGGTCTGCACGCGCTGCCTCGCCGCCGGCAAGGTGCCGCGGGCGCCGCGCGGTCAGGTCGCCGTCGCGTAAGCATTCTGCTTCGGCAGGTTGCGCGGGGAGCTCGCTTTGCGAGTCTCCCCGCGTCGTGTATCCAACGGCGACTTCGCCGGGTTGTCATGGACACCCAGTACCCGATACTCGAACTCACAACACGGAACTGATCGGTTCGTGACCAAAACCGCGCTCATCACCGGCATTACGGGCCAGGATGGCTCGTATCTCGCCGAGCTCCTGCTGGCCAAGGGCTACCGCGTCGTGGGCGTCGTCCGACGCTCGTCCACCACGCCCTACGAACGCATCGCGCACCTCGTCGATCGCATTGAACTGGTGTCGGCCGACCTGCTCGACCAGACCTCGCTCACCGACGTGGTTCAGGCAGCCCAGCCCGACGAGATCTACAACCTCGCGGCGCAAAGCTTCGTGCAGACCTCGTGGAATCAGCCCGTGCTGACGGGCGAGTTCACGGCGCTCGGCGTGACGCGTATGCTCGAAGCCCTGCGCAAGGCCGCACCCAAGGCGCGCTTTTACCAGGCCAGCTCGAGCGAACAGTTCGGCAAGGTGGTGGAGACACCGCAGCGGGAAAGCACGCCGTTCTATCCGCGCTCGCCGTATGGCGTGGCCAAGGTGTACGGCCACTGGATCACCGTGAACTACCGCGAAAGCTTCGGGCTCTACGCCGTGAGCGGTATTCTGTTCAATCACGAGTCGCCGCGGCGTGGCCTCGAGTTTGTCACGCGCAAGATTTCCGATGGCGTTGCCCGCATCAAGCTCGGTTTGCAGCAGGAACTGCGACTGGGCAACCTGGACGCACGGCGCGACTGGGGCTTTGCCGGTGACTACGTGGACGCCATGTGGCGCATGCTGCAGCAGGATACGCCGGATGACTATGTCATTGGCACGGGTGAGACGTTTTCGGTGCGCGAGTTCTGCGAGGCAGCCTTTGGCGCCGTGGGCCTCGACTATCGCAATCACGTCGTGCAGGACGAGCGCTTCTTCCGCCCCGCCGAAGTGGACCTGCTGGTGGCGGATCCGTCCAAGGCGCAGACCCAACTCGGCTGGCAGCCCCGGGTATCCTTTGCGCAGTTGGTGGCCATGATGGTTGAGGCCGACCTCGCGCGGTATCAGCGTTCCAACGCGTGAGCACTGACGTTCGGCCGCTGGGGCGTGTGCTGGTCACCGGAGCGGCCGGCTTTGTTGGGGGCTGGCTGCTGCCCGCGCTCTGGAAGGCCGGCGCCTCCGCTGTCACGGCGTTGGCCACCGAGACGGAGCCGGGCAACGCGTCGTCCACGGCGGACGGTGCGCCAGATACGCGCTGGATGCTGGGGGATTTGCGCGACGATGCCTACGTGGCGCACGTCGCGCGCGAGGCAGCCGCTGACACCGTCGTGCATCTGGCCGCCGTCTCGCATGTGCCAACGGCCGCCGCCGACCCCGCCGCGGCCTGGGATATCAACGTCACGGCCACCGCGCGACTCCTGCATGTCGTTCGCCAGCAGCGCGACGCACAGGGCCGCGACCCCGTCGTATTGCTTGTCGGCAGTGCCGAGCAGTACGGCCGGCATCCGTCGCACGGTGAGCGTTTGCACGAAGACGACGTCCAGGCGCCGCGCACGGTGTATGCGGCCACCAAGGCGGCGCAGGAAGTCCTGGCCCTTCAGCAATGGCGGGCCGAGGCGCTCAAGGTGGTGGTCGCCCGCAGTTTCAATCACAGTGGGGCAGGGCAGGCGCCGCGTTTCTTGTTGCCGGCGCTGGTGCAGCGCGCGGTGCAGCTCCGGGACGCCGCGCCGGGCACACCCATGGCGGTTGGCAATCGCACGCCAATTCGCGACTTCCTGCATGTCTCGGACGTCGTGGCTGCGTATATTTCGCTCTGTCAACGCGGTACGCCCGGCGAGGCGTACAATGTGGCCAGTGGCACCGGATGGTCGGTGCAGCAGGTGCTCGACCGGGTTCTGGCGCGCGCGGGTTCGCATGCGACACCGGTGGAGGATCCGGCGCTGGTCCGGCCGGTTGATGTTCCCGTGCTGGTGGGGAACCCGAACAAGCTGCAGCGCGCCACCGATTGGCGCCCGCTGCGCACTCTCGACGACATCATCGACGATCTGATCCATGCCGAAGCGCACTGACCTGCACCGCATTCTCGTCATCGGCTCGGGGCCGATCGTGATCGGGCAGGCCGCCGAGTTCGATTACTCCGGAACGCAGGCCACCAAGGCCCTGCGCGAAGAGGGGTACGAGGTCATCCTCGTCAACTCCAACCCGGCCACCATCATGACCGATCCGGAGTTTGCGGATCGCACGTATGTGGAACCGGTCACGCCGGAGTTCGTGGAGAAGATCATCGCCAAGGAGCGTCCGGATGCGGTGCTGCCCACCATGGGTGGTCAGACCGCGCTCAACGTGGCGCTCAAGCTCTACGACGACGGCGTACTCGAGAAGTACGGCTGCGAGCTCATCGGCGCCAACGCCCGCGCCATTCGGGTGGCCGAAGATCGCAAGCTCTTCGCCGACGCGATGGAGAAGATCGGGCTCAAGTGCCCGACGGGCACGACCGTCACCTCGCTCGACGAAGCGCTGGTCGCGGTGGAGAACACGGGCTTCCCGGCCATCATCCGTCCGTCGTTCACGCTGGGTGGTACCGGCGGCGGCGTGGCGTACAACCGCGAAGAGTTCGAGACCATGGTGCGCCGTGGTCTCGATCTGTCGCCGGTGCACTCGGTGCTCATCGAGCGCTCGCTGCTGGGCTGGAAGGAGTTCGAGCTCGAAGTCATGCGCGACTGCGCCGACAACGTGGTCATCGTGTGCTCCATCGAGAATCTCGACCCGATGGGCGTGCACACCGGTGACAGCATCACGGTGGCGCCGGCCATGACGCTCACGGATCGCGAATACCAGGTCATGCGTGACGCGGCCGTAGCTATCATTCGCGAGATTGGTGTGGATGCCGGCGGCTGCAACGTGCAGTTCGCCGTCAGCCCGACCACGGGCGAGCTCATCGTCATCGAGATGAATCCGCGCGTGTCGCGCTCGTCGGCGCTCGCGTCCAAGGCCACCGGCTTCCCCATCGCGCGCATCGGCGCCAAGCTGGCCGTGGGGTACACGCTCGACGAAGTGCCCAACGACATCACGAAGACCACACCGGCCAGTTTCGAGCCGGTGCTCGACTACGTCATCGTGAAGTGTCCGCGCTTCGCCTTCGAAAAGTTTGCCGCCGCCGATCCGGGGCTCACCACGCAGATGAAGTCGGTCGGTGAGTCCATGGCCATC is a genomic window containing:
- the rplQ gene encoding 50S ribosomal protein L17, producing MRHRKANRQLRRTSEQRLALLRNLATSLIEQGAIETTEAKAKELRPFVEKLITKARTGTLHARRLAGKHVQKREAADKLFQEIGPKFVSRPGGYTRILKTGHRKGDGAEMARIELILS
- the rpmB gene encoding 50S ribosomal protein L28, which gives rise to MAINRNRCYSCDKGVAFGNNVSHANNKTRRTWKPNLQVVRTLEAGKVIKVKVCTRCLAAGKVPRAPRGQVAVA
- the gmd gene encoding GDP-mannose 4,6-dehydratase — translated: MTKTALITGITGQDGSYLAELLLAKGYRVVGVVRRSSTTPYERIAHLVDRIELVSADLLDQTSLTDVVQAAQPDEIYNLAAQSFVQTSWNQPVLTGEFTALGVTRMLEALRKAAPKARFYQASSSEQFGKVVETPQRESTPFYPRSPYGVAKVYGHWITVNYRESFGLYAVSGILFNHESPRRGLEFVTRKISDGVARIKLGLQQELRLGNLDARRDWGFAGDYVDAMWRMLQQDTPDDYVIGTGETFSVREFCEAAFGAVGLDYRNHVVQDERFFRPAEVDLLVADPSKAQTQLGWQPRVSFAQLVAMMVEADLARYQRSNA
- a CDS encoding GDP-mannose 4,6-dehydratase, which codes for MSTDVRPLGRVLVTGAAGFVGGWLLPALWKAGASAVTALATETEPGNASSTADGAPDTRWMLGDLRDDAYVAHVAREAAADTVVHLAAVSHVPTAAADPAAAWDINVTATARLLHVVRQQRDAQGRDPVVLLVGSAEQYGRHPSHGERLHEDDVQAPRTVYAATKAAQEVLALQQWRAEALKVVVARSFNHSGAGQAPRFLLPALVQRAVQLRDAAPGTPMAVGNRTPIRDFLHVSDVVAAYISLCQRGTPGEAYNVASGTGWSVQQVLDRVLARAGSHATPVEDPALVRPVDVPVLVGNPNKLQRATDWRPLRTLDDIIDDLIHAEAH